In one Parageobacillus genomosp. 1 genomic region, the following are encoded:
- a CDS encoding acyl-CoA dehydrogenase family protein yields the protein MYLRLNDEQRMVQKAIRKFVEKELMPLENEVLRNEREGKPGLSEEKLKELQLKAKEAGFWGINTPEEYGGANLGHVMQAIVTMEVSKTFVPFRFGGSADNILYYANEEQKKKYLIPTINGEKKSCFAITEPSAGSDTRNIKMTAVKDGNEWVLNGEKIFITGGNEADFVMVIAITDKERHQATNGREGVTCFIVDREMGWRSEPIHTMGPSTPASLIFENVRVPEENILGELHGGYKLGLEWIGYARWIVGARAVGAAERLLQMAIDYAKERVTFGKPIAERQAIQWMIADSAVEIEAAKWLVLNAAFTLDQGEDNRHLASMAKLFGANMGNRVVDRVMQIHGGMGYTKEMPIELWYREARLWRIYDGTDEIQRMIIARNLLKGHVKLGQFL from the coding sequence ATGTATTTGCGTCTTAATGATGAGCAACGGATGGTGCAAAAGGCTATTCGCAAATTCGTCGAAAAAGAATTAATGCCGTTAGAAAACGAAGTGTTGCGAAACGAACGGGAAGGAAAACCAGGGCTGTCTGAGGAGAAGTTGAAAGAATTGCAACTAAAAGCGAAAGAAGCGGGTTTTTGGGGGATTAATACTCCGGAAGAATACGGCGGTGCCAATCTCGGACACGTCATGCAGGCGATTGTGACGATGGAAGTGTCAAAGACGTTTGTTCCATTCCGGTTTGGCGGATCGGCGGATAATATTCTCTATTACGCGAATGAAGAACAAAAGAAAAAATATTTGATTCCGACCATTAACGGCGAGAAAAAATCATGTTTTGCCATAACGGAGCCAAGCGCGGGATCGGACACCAGAAACATTAAAATGACGGCGGTCAAAGACGGAAACGAATGGGTGTTAAACGGGGAAAAAATATTTATCACCGGCGGAAACGAAGCCGATTTTGTGATGGTCATTGCCATTACCGACAAAGAACGTCATCAAGCAACAAACGGGCGGGAAGGAGTGACTTGCTTTATCGTCGACCGGGAGATGGGCTGGCGTTCTGAACCGATACATACGATGGGACCGTCGACCCCTGCCAGCTTGATCTTTGAAAATGTGCGCGTTCCGGAAGAAAACATTTTAGGGGAACTGCACGGCGGCTATAAACTCGGGCTTGAGTGGATCGGATATGCCCGCTGGATTGTCGGCGCCCGCGCGGTCGGAGCGGCGGAACGGCTGCTGCAAATGGCGATTGACTATGCGAAAGAGCGTGTGACGTTTGGCAAGCCGATTGCGGAAAGACAAGCGATTCAATGGATGATCGCCGATTCGGCCGTTGAAATTGAAGCGGCGAAATGGCTCGTGCTAAACGCAGCGTTTACGCTCGACCAAGGCGAAGACAACCGCCATTTAGCATCGATGGCCAAATTGTTTGGTGCCAACATGGGCAACCGCGTCGTCGACCGCGTCATGCAAATTCACGGCGGTATGGGCTATACGAAAGAAATGCCGATCGAGCTCTGGTACCGTGAGGCTAGACTTTGGCGTATTTATGACGGCACCGATGAAATTCAGCGCATGATTATCGCGAGAAACTTGCTTAAAGGGCATGTCAAATTGGGGCAATTTCTATAA
- a CDS encoding NAD-dependent protein deacylase, which produces MDVMKELAQRIARADAIAVLTGAGMSTESGIPDFRSENGIYAQEENVEYYLSEYYFEKDPIDFWHRFKRMFSLKLMGNFAPNDGHRFLRQLEEMGKKVTILTQNIDGLHKKAGSTNVIELHGTLQTATCPECGEKYDLVFINRHDIPRCERKTANGNKCNEILKPDVVLFGGLVPRIEEAFAAAAASDLLIAMGTSLEVTPVNQIPFYVAVQSPGTYKVIINKTRTRMDDVFDLVIHGGIGETVAKVYSHMTGAR; this is translated from the coding sequence ATGGATGTCATGAAAGAACTCGCACAACGAATCGCTCGCGCCGATGCAATCGCGGTTTTAACCGGTGCGGGAATGAGCACGGAATCGGGAATTCCCGATTTCCGCAGCGAAAATGGGATCTACGCGCAAGAAGAAAATGTCGAATATTATTTGTCCGAATACTACTTTGAAAAAGATCCTATTGATTTTTGGCATCGTTTTAAACGGATGTTTTCGTTAAAACTAATGGGCAATTTTGCGCCGAACGACGGCCATCGGTTCCTCCGCCAATTAGAAGAGATGGGAAAAAAGGTGACCATTTTGACGCAAAATATCGATGGGCTGCATAAAAAGGCAGGGAGCACCAATGTCATCGAATTGCATGGCACCTTGCAGACGGCAACGTGTCCGGAATGCGGCGAAAAGTATGATTTGGTGTTTATCAACCGCCATGATATTCCGCGGTGCGAGCGGAAAACAGCAAATGGAAATAAGTGCAATGAAATTTTAAAACCGGATGTGGTGCTGTTTGGCGGATTGGTGCCAAGAATCGAGGAAGCATTCGCCGCGGCGGCAGCAAGCGATTTGCTGATCGCCATGGGCACGAGCCTAGAAGTAACCCCGGTCAACCAAATTCCCTTTTACGTAGCTGTCCAGTCTCCCGGTACATATAAAGTGATCATTAATAAAACACGGACAAGAATGGATGATGTATTTGATCTTGTCATTCATGGCGGAATTGGAGAAACAGTGGCAAAAGTGTATTCACATATGACAGGTGCACGCTGA
- a CDS encoding YcnI family protein produces MKKAWSQTSKVLVLMVAAFLLCTGIASAHVTVKPNISAPGAWETYTVKVPVEKDVPTTKVTLKVPDGMELVSYQPEQGWKVTLEKDASGKVKTVTWTAEGEGLLPGQFQQFFFIAKNPNKEGKVAWDAYQYYKDGSIVEWTGTENSQTPHSVTEISQAAAAQSGHDTHSDGKQAAQHQAQSENKTNSEQNENGLSIATLVIAVIALIVSIVAFLRKRA; encoded by the coding sequence ATGAAAAAAGCATGGTCACAAACATCCAAAGTACTTGTTTTAATGGTGGCAGCCTTTTTATTATGCACAGGAATCGCCAGCGCTCACGTAACGGTGAAACCGAACATCTCTGCACCTGGCGCCTGGGAAACGTATACGGTTAAAGTTCCAGTCGAAAAAGATGTTCCGACGACGAAAGTGACTTTAAAAGTTCCGGACGGTATGGAATTGGTATCTTATCAACCGGAGCAAGGCTGGAAAGTGACGCTAGAAAAAGACGCGTCCGGAAAGGTAAAAACCGTAACATGGACAGCGGAAGGGGAAGGGCTGTTGCCAGGACAATTTCAGCAGTTTTTCTTTATTGCGAAAAATCCAAATAAGGAAGGAAAGGTTGCCTGGGATGCCTACCAATACTATAAAGACGGCTCCATTGTCGAGTGGACGGGAACGGAAAACTCACAAACACCTCATTCTGTAACGGAAATCAGCCAAGCGGCTGCGGCACAAAGCGGACACGATACGCACAGCGACGGTAAACAGGCGGCGCAGCATCAAGCTCAGTCAGAAAATAAAACCAACAGCGAGCAAAACGAAAATGGATTATCGATCGCTACCTTAGTGATTGCCGTTATTGCTCTTATCGTTTCGATCGTTGCTTTCCTAAGAAAAAGAGCGTAA